From the genome of uncultured Bacteroides sp.:
ATCAACTTCGACCATCCGGATTCTTTTGAATGGGATTTGCTATCAAAGCATATTCAGTTACTAAAAAAAGGAGAAAGTATAGAACAACCAACTTACTCTTACCTGACTTGTACCCGTCAGCCGGAAACAATTCACATTGAGCCTCGGGATGTTATTATTGTAGAAGGGATTCTGGCATTAAGCGACAAGAAGTTACGAGATTTAATGGACCTAAAAGTGTTTGTTGATGCTGACCCCGATGAGCGACTTATACGTGTGATAAACCGCGATATTGTAGAACGTGGACGTACAGCTGAAATGGTAATGGAAAGATATACTCGTGTTTTAAAGCCTATGCATCAGCAATTTATTGAACCAACAAAAAGATATGCCGACTTAATTATTCCTCAAGGTGGAAACAATCAGGTTGCTATTGATATATTGACCATGTTTATCGAAAAAAATCTCGATCTGGAAAAATAGAGAACAAAACATATGCGTAAAATACTACTTTTATTCCTGATAACCATGTCGTTACTTGCCTGTAAGAATACACAGACAGGCCAGAAAGAGAAGAGCGTTTACGATCTTCCTCAAATAAAAGATAGTGGTGAACTGGTAGTTCTAACTCTTTACAGTTCTACCTCTTACTTTATTTACCGAGGACAAGAGATGGGATATCAATACGAACTAAGTGAACAATTTGCGCGCTCGCTTGGATTAAAGTTACGAGTTGAGGTAGCTAAAAATATTCCCGAACTGGTTCATAAATTGAAAAAGGGCGAAGGAGACATGATTGCCTACAATTTACCTGTAACAAAAACAATGAAAGACAGTCTGACTTATTGCGGACTAGAAGTTATTACTCATCAGATAGTGGTTCAACAAAATAAATCTAAATCTGAGCTTCTGACAGATGTTACTCAACTGATTGGAAAAGATGTTTATGTAAAACCAGGAAAATACTATGATCGCTTAGTCAATCTCGACAAGGAATTAGGTGGTGGAATCAAAATTCATAAGGTGGAAAGCGACAGCATTTCTGTAGAAGACTTGATAACCCAGGTTGCTGAAGGTAAAATTCAATATACGGTGTGTGATGATGATCTGGCCAAATTAAATGCAACTTACTATCCCAATAT
Proteins encoded in this window:
- the udk gene encoding uridine kinase, producing the protein MLIIGIAGGTGSGKTTVVRKIFDSLPKDEVVLLPQDSYYKDSSNVPVEKRQFINFDHPDSFEWDLLSKHIQLLKKGESIEQPTYSYLTCTRQPETIHIEPRDVIIVEGILALSDKKLRDLMDLKVFVDADPDERLIRVINRDIVERGRTAEMVMERYTRVLKPMHQQFIEPTKRYADLIIPQGGNNQVAIDILTMFIEKNLDLEK